From the Cyanobacteriota bacterium genome, one window contains:
- the metG gene encoding methionine--tRNA ligase: MTYYITTPLFYVNDLPHIGSAYPTIACDFFAGHMLQRGEEVAFLTGTDEHGQKIEKAAKEANKTPIEHCDYITDEFQKLWEILGINYDYFVRTSNQAHYKFVTEFFKKVQANGDIYKGKYTGLYCSHCEDFWLEKDLVKDGKKLLCPTHKKPVEEYQQENYFFALTKYQDRLEQYINDNPDFISPDYRKNEVMGWIKDGLRDFPISRANLDWGIPIEGSDQVTYVWFDALLGYISGLGADKEKYWNQDSKVVHIIGKDILRFHAVYWPAMLMSAGYPLPYRVFGHGFLTKDGMKMGKTLGNIIDPVALSEKYGAEALRFYLLRDIVFGRDGDYTNEGFIERLNSDLANNLGNLLNRALKLINKYNDGIIPELTSDQNFDSLHQQFLEEINNLNPYFALEAVFKMLDAVNVEINVVEPWRALKTEPDNEAALLSLIDALNACKVAAIYLAPLIPQLSKQIFINLGIYQASDLDKLDRKDLLQNYLGFEQINKSIAGIKVLEEPVGIFQRLEKAPVAA; this comes from the coding sequence ATGACTTATTACATTACTACTCCACTCTTTTACGTAAACGATCTACCTCATATAGGTAGCGCTTATCCTACTATCGCTTGTGATTTTTTTGCTGGACATATGCTGCAACGTGGTGAGGAGGTTGCCTTTCTTACTGGCACTGATGAGCATGGTCAAAAGATCGAAAAAGCAGCCAAAGAAGCTAACAAGACTCCAATCGAGCATTGCGATTATATCACCGATGAGTTTCAAAAGCTCTGGGAGATATTGGGTATCAACTATGACTACTTTGTAAGAACAAGTAATCAAGCGCATTATAAATTCGTTACTGAGTTTTTCAAGAAAGTACAAGCCAATGGTGATATTTACAAAGGCAAATACACCGGTCTCTATTGCAGTCATTGTGAAGATTTTTGGCTAGAGAAAGATCTGGTCAAAGATGGCAAGAAGCTCTTGTGTCCCACTCACAAAAAACCAGTGGAAGAGTATCAGCAAGAGAATTATTTCTTTGCCCTAACCAAATACCAAGACCGCTTAGAACAATATATCAATGACAATCCTGATTTTATTAGTCCGGACTATCGCAAGAATGAAGTGATGGGCTGGATTAAAGATGGTCTTCGAGATTTCCCTATTTCAAGAGCGAATCTTGATTGGGGTATTCCAATTGAAGGTAGTGATCAAGTAACCTATGTTTGGTTTGACGCCCTCTTAGGTTATATTTCCGGTCTTGGCGCCGACAAAGAAAAGTACTGGAATCAAGACAGCAAAGTCGTGCATATTATTGGCAAAGATATCTTACGCTTTCATGCAGTCTACTGGCCGGCAATGCTAATGTCAGCTGGATATCCTTTGCCTTACAGGGTTTTCGGACATGGTTTTCTTACCAAAGACGGTATGAAAATGGGCAAAACACTTGGCAATATCATTGACCCAGTAGCACTGTCAGAGAAATATGGTGCTGAAGCATTGAGGTTTTATTTACTTAGAGATATAGTTTTTGGACGTGATGGTGATTACACCAACGAAGGTTTTATCGAAAGACTCAATTCTGATCTTGCTAATAATTTAGGCAACTTACTTAACAGAGCTCTTAAATTAATCAATAAATATAATGACGGAATCATTCCTGAACTAACCAGCGATCAAAACTTTGACAGCTTACATCAACAATTTCTTGAAGAAATAAATAATCTCAATCCTTATTTTGCGCTTGAAGCTGTCTTTAAAATGCTTGATGCTGTAAATGTAGAGATTAACGTAGTTGAACCATGGCGTGCACTCAAAACAGAACCCGACAATGAAGCTGCCTTACTGAGCTTGATTGACGCACTTAATGCCTGCAAAGTTGCAGCTATCTACCTTGCCCCGCTAATACCACAACTATCAAAACAAATCTTTATAAACCTAGGTATCTATCAAGCAAGTGACTTAGATAAACTAGATAGAAAAGATCTTTTGCAAAACTATCTTGGCTTTGAGCAAATCAACAAGAGCATCGCTGGTATCAAAGTTCTTGAAGAACCTGTAGGGATTTTCCAGCGACTCGAAAAAGCTCCTGTGGCTGCATAA
- the lptB gene encoding LPS export ABC transporter ATP-binding protein codes for MLNNHKSTLAAKALSKSYDRRKVVDGVSFSIDQGEIIALLGPNGAGKTTSFDVVVGLVQPDAGSIELDSVDITTTKIHDRAHMGIGYLTQEPSAFRNLSVRDNLALVLELHGYDAESRKVKTQKILEEFGIFHLKDINAISLSGGERRRLEIARVLVTDPKFILLDEPFTGIDPIAINEIQLIIHNLCKQKNIGLLITDHNPAATLSITDRAYIMRDGKIIREGSSQEIANDELVKKHYLGANFKL; via the coding sequence TTGCTCAATAATCACAAAAGCACCTTGGCAGCAAAGGCTTTGTCTAAGTCTTATGACAGACGCAAAGTCGTTGATGGAGTCAGTTTTTCAATTGACCAAGGTGAAATTATTGCCTTACTCGGACCCAACGGAGCTGGTAAAACTACCAGCTTCGATGTTGTCGTAGGTCTGGTTCAACCCGATGCAGGTTCTATTGAACTTGATTCAGTAGACATCACCACAACCAAGATTCATGACAGAGCTCATATGGGTATTGGTTACCTAACCCAAGAGCCAAGTGCCTTTCGTAACCTCAGTGTCAGAGACAATCTCGCTCTAGTTTTAGAGCTTCATGGTTACGACGCAGAAAGTCGCAAAGTCAAAACTCAAAAAATACTCGAAGAGTTTGGAATTTTTCATCTTAAAGACATTAACGCAATTAGCCTTTCTGGTGGTGAGCGACGCCGACTGGAAATCGCTCGAGTACTAGTTACCGATCCCAAATTTATTTTACTCGATGAGCCTTTTACTGGCATCGATCCAATTGCAATTAATGAGATTCAATTGATCATTCACAATCTCTGCAAACAAAAAAACATTGGTCTTTTAATTACCGACCACAACCCAGCGGCAACCCTGTCAATTACTGATAGAGCTTATATTATGCGCGACGGTAAAATCATCAGAGAAGGAAGTTCTCAAGAGATTGCGAATGATGAATTAGTGAAGAAGCACTATCTAGGTGCCAACTTTAAGTTGTAA
- a CDS encoding response regulator transcription factor translates to MTNDQIEKTIPLGELLETTDEKLSEYGTRAKGRLSKREMEVLIQIKEGLRNPEIAANLGLSTKTVENHVRSILQKLGAKNRTEAVVIALKNSLIMLS, encoded by the coding sequence ATGACTAATGACCAAATAGAGAAAACAATTCCGTTAGGAGAGTTGTTGGAAACGACTGATGAGAAATTATCAGAATACGGTACACGTGCCAAGGGTAGATTATCAAAACGTGAAATGGAAGTCTTGATTCAAATCAAAGAGGGTTTGCGCAATCCAGAAATTGCAGCCAATTTGGGTTTGAGTACTAAGACAGTTGAAAATCACGTCAGAAGTATCTTGCAAAAACTAGGAGCTAAGAATAGAACCGAAGCTGTAGTTATTGCCTTGAAGAATTCGTTGATAATGTTGAGTTAA
- the rpsD gene encoding 30S ribosomal protein S4, with protein sequence MARYRGPKDKLSRKYGELLSGMPVFEVAKRPYKSGQHGQRKAKLSEYGVLLKEKQKLRLSYGVITEKQFRKYVQRATRANGPTGEILIQLLERRLDNLVYRMGFAPTLASARQLVGHGHILVNDFKVDIASYPVKAGDKISVHPKARKLILIEDSMKNWIDTLAYIKRDKKEFEGEFVEIPARELIPVNVNERMIVEFYSR encoded by the coding sequence ATGGCTAGATACAGAGGACCCAAGGATAAATTATCACGCAAATATGGAGAGTTACTTTCCGGAATGCCTGTGTTTGAGGTAGCCAAAAGACCTTATAAGTCGGGCCAGCATGGTCAGCGCAAGGCGAAATTATCTGAGTATGGCGTTCTTTTAAAAGAGAAACAAAAACTTAGACTTAGCTACGGCGTTATTACTGAGAAACAATTCCGCAAATATGTTCAAAGAGCAACTCGCGCCAATGGACCTACTGGTGAGATTCTTATTCAATTACTTGAAAGAAGACTCGACAATTTGGTTTACAGAATGGGTTTTGCGCCTACATTAGCTTCTGCTAGACAATTAGTTGGTCACGGACATATCCTAGTAAACGATTTTAAAGTAGACATCGCTTCTTACCCTGTTAAAGCAGGCGACAAGATTAGCGTTCACCCTAAAGCTCGCAAATTGATTTTAATTGAAGATTCAATGAAGAACTGGATAGATACTCTTGCTTACATCAAACGCGACAAAAAAGAATTTGAAGGTGAGTTTGTAGAAATACCTGCTCGTGAGCTAATTCCTGTCAACGTTAACGAACGTATGATTGTTGAGTTCTATAGTAGATAG
- a CDS encoding FHA domain-containing protein, with the protein MDKPDLKAFAMPSIKLNGKKKVPVVVMLEQGGTAAGNKTDAEILIPAGLAAMTAGDKDHQTQPPVNAWQKAQNHDDDKRYPARIFHLVDCSSSMGQRADHSATTWQSKLALVQETIERMANKLPEGIRHILIPYTDGVDSSLLGDFDTAEKLVKAVQKLQSHSGTVIETPIAEALEQIRKEPYTAEGIRYRNLINLVSDGQNGGEDDLVYEQAAKFQAHNATAFNLGVGTGYNRFLMAQVLEQAGTGATAHIPQKGKGAVDVFGELLPNYVTEMISAPYFPVLAFNQWFDTVVNLNPSIRPVKEDPDSELYRYKAAVGYQHKGFAVGFIDEDKLNNARVHSLLRESANAKIINTEELTIKDFDNLGLSPQDARLICNAPLEAIKMQILQERNPQAIRDFLQENPDIDIAFQMRLEDIAKRLEEYNERGDEDASRTMMSDQSVSMSLGGLLQDMGNILPGETKQGLGIDGYTIAHGGSSSSHRNSAMKEVEAPAEIAEEIDTDALALHFEKISGNGLFAKGHQETATDFLIREDISLVLGRHPNCDIGLKNVKVSRYHCKLSLRNGELFIEDVASQNGTYVNGHLVPRRDEYQLRNQDIIELGGEKYQISLL; encoded by the coding sequence ATGGATAAACCAGATCTAAAGGCATTTGCAATGCCGAGCATAAAATTAAACGGCAAAAAGAAAGTACCAGTAGTTGTGATGCTTGAACAAGGCGGCACAGCAGCAGGTAATAAAACAGACGCCGAGATACTAATTCCAGCTGGGCTTGCAGCGATGACTGCAGGGGATAAAGATCACCAGACTCAGCCCCCTGTAAATGCCTGGCAGAAGGCTCAAAATCATGATGACGACAAAAGATATCCAGCTCGTATTTTTCACTTAGTTGATTGTTCATCAAGCATGGGCCAACGAGCTGATCATAGTGCAACAACTTGGCAAAGCAAATTAGCTTTAGTACAAGAGACGATTGAAAGAATGGCAAACAAACTTCCAGAAGGCATAAGACATATTCTTATTCCTTATACAGACGGCGTAGACTCAAGTTTGTTGGGAGATTTTGATACTGCAGAAAAACTCGTCAAGGCTGTTCAAAAACTCCAAAGCCATTCTGGCACAGTTATAGAAACTCCAATCGCTGAAGCACTTGAGCAAATCAGAAAGGAACCATATACAGCTGAAGGAATACGATACCGCAACCTCATTAATTTAGTGAGTGATGGGCAAAATGGAGGTGAAGATGATCTAGTTTATGAGCAAGCTGCTAAGTTCCAAGCACACAATGCAACAGCTTTTAATTTAGGAGTTGGCACTGGCTACAATAGATTCTTGATGGCACAAGTACTTGAGCAAGCTGGCACCGGAGCTACCGCTCACATCCCGCAAAAGGGTAAAGGAGCAGTTGATGTCTTTGGTGAGCTATTACCAAACTATGTCACTGAGATGATCTCAGCGCCATACTTCCCGGTACTTGCATTTAATCAGTGGTTTGATACAGTAGTAAATCTCAACCCTAGTATTAGACCAGTCAAAGAAGATCCTGACAGTGAGCTTTATAGATACAAAGCAGCTGTCGGTTATCAACACAAAGGTTTTGCAGTTGGTTTTATAGATGAAGACAAGTTGAATAATGCAAGAGTGCATTCCCTACTTAGAGAATCTGCTAACGCTAAAATCATTAACACAGAAGAATTGACTATCAAAGACTTTGATAACTTGGGTCTCAGCCCGCAGGATGCAAGGTTGATTTGTAATGCACCACTTGAAGCAATAAAAATGCAAATACTTCAAGAACGTAATCCACAAGCGATTCGAGACTTCCTTCAAGAAAATCCAGACATTGATATAGCATTTCAAATGAGACTTGAGGATATCGCCAAGAGACTTGAAGAATATAACGAAAGAGGTGACGAGGATGCATCAAGAACGATGATGAGCGATCAGTCAGTCAGTATGTCATTAGGAGGTCTTTTACAAGACATGGGCAATATACTACCAGGCGAAACAAAGCAGGGGCTTGGAATAGATGGTTATACAATTGCGCATGGAGGATCAAGCTCTTCTCATAGAAACTCTGCCATGAAGGAAGTGGAGGCTCCCGCAGAAATAGCAGAAGAAATTGACACTGACGCGCTTGCTTTGCATTTTGAAAAGATCAGTGGTAATGGTCTTTTTGCCAAAGGACATCAGGAAACCGCTACAGATTTCTTGATTCGTGAAGATATTAGCCTAGTTCTTGGAAGACACCCCAATTGCGACATTGGGCTTAAAAATGTCAAAGTGAGTAGGTATCATTGCAAACTATCACTTCGCAATGGTGAATTATTCATAGAAGATGTAGCGTCTCAAAACGGCACTTATGTCAATGGCCATTTGGTACCACGACGTGACGAGTATCAACTAAGAAATCAGGATATTATTGAATTAGGTGGTGAGAAATACCAAATAAGTCTGTTATGA
- a CDS encoding NUDIX hydrolase gives MIEKIISTKTLHKGKFLDFIEDQIEIEVEPVIKASRQYFTHPGGVCILPIIGDQIALIKQYRTPVQKIIYEIPAGKLDSGEQPFEAAKRELQEETGYSAGKWTDLGFIYPCPGYSTERLYVYLAQDLDAGTQNLDHGEIVELELMTIAKVTEMIQQGLIPDAKTIAALFLAQQYIRPV, from the coding sequence ATGATAGAAAAAATCATCTCCACTAAAACACTACATAAAGGCAAGTTCCTAGATTTTATTGAAGACCAGATAGAGATTGAGGTTGAGCCTGTTATAAAAGCAAGTCGTCAGTATTTTACTCATCCTGGTGGAGTTTGTATATTGCCAATTATTGGTGATCAAATTGCTTTAATAAAACAATATCGCACTCCTGTACAAAAAATAATTTATGAAATTCCAGCTGGTAAGTTGGATTCAGGGGAGCAACCTTTTGAGGCAGCCAAAAGAGAGCTTCAAGAAGAAACTGGTTATAGTGCAGGCAAATGGACAGACCTTGGATTTATTTACCCTTGCCCTGGTTACTCTACCGAACGACTCTACGTCTATCTCGCTCAGGATCTAGACGCTGGCACGCAGAATCTAGACCACGGTGAAATCGTAGAGCTCGAGCTCATGACTATTGCTAAAGTAACTGAAATGATTCAGCAAGGGCTAATACCCGATGCCAAAACCATTGCGGCATTGTTTCTTGCGCAACAATATATTAGACCTGTTTAG
- the lpxK gene encoding tetraacyldisaccharide 4'-kinase, producing the protein MIKQVFSFPYQVVHAMRSSLYDLGIFKQKKLPAYTISVGNMSFGGTGKTPVVIAIAKYLAKQGLKVAVLTRGYKGRGRNYPIFADASSKVENIGDEPMEMLNAFAGSDIRLTIDPNRYRGAIKTSQKYPVDVFILDDGMQHLAIARDSEIVLKNTNESGFMREFPFAETKADHLIYTKVSDEWIENNQETKNPINFVKFNLSLTKKLHPENSLGVFTGVADPNSVLRLIKKELLGQGFQAKNLENIEQRFFPDHHYFSVGEVKEVLALGINIITTAKDLVKIPAEYQDQFVVAKLVLDFHPNSFLSELAKGVKHD; encoded by the coding sequence ATGATCAAACAAGTTTTCTCTTTTCCGTACCAAGTCGTTCATGCAATGAGATCAAGTCTCTACGATCTTGGGATCTTTAAACAAAAGAAACTCCCAGCCTACACAATCTCGGTAGGCAATATGAGCTTTGGTGGTACTGGCAAAACCCCGGTGGTGATTGCGATTGCCAAATACTTAGCTAAGCAAGGACTCAAAGTTGCTGTGCTCACAAGGGGCTACAAAGGACGTGGGCGCAATTATCCGATTTTTGCTGACGCCAGCAGCAAGGTTGAAAATATTGGTGATGAGCCGATGGAAATGCTCAATGCTTTTGCAGGGTCAGATATAAGACTTACAATAGATCCAAATAGATACCGCGGCGCAATAAAAACTAGTCAAAAATACCCAGTGGATGTCTTTATATTAGATGACGGGATGCAGCATCTTGCTATAGCTCGGGACTCTGAAATCGTTCTCAAAAATACCAATGAATCAGGTTTTATGCGTGAATTTCCTTTTGCGGAAACGAAGGCAGATCACTTGATTTATACCAAGGTAAGTGATGAGTGGATAGAAAACAACCAAGAAACAAAAAATCCAATAAACTTTGTCAAGTTTAACCTGAGCTTAACCAAAAAATTGCATCCTGAAAATAGCCTAGGGGTTTTTACCGGAGTGGCTGACCCTAATTCTGTTTTGAGACTAATCAAAAAAGAGTTATTGGGCCAGGGATTTCAGGCAAAAAACCTTGAAAACATTGAACAAAGGTTCTTTCCGGACCATCATTATTTCAGTGTAGGTGAAGTTAAGGAGGTACTAGCATTGGGTATAAACATAATAACGACTGCGAAAGATCTGGTTAAAATACCTGCGGAGTATCAGGATCAATTTGTAGTAGCGAAACTGGTATTGGATTTTCATCCAAATAGTTTCTTGTCAGAGTTAGCTAAGGGGGTAAAACATGACTAA
- the rplL gene encoding 50S ribosomal protein L7/L12 produces MATKVQDVLEKLSELTLLEASELKDAMEEKFGITAASGAPMMMAAAGGAGGGEAAEEKTAFDVELTAAGSSKIGVIKIVREITGLGLKEAKDLVEAAPKVVKAGANKADADAFKAKLEEAGATVTLK; encoded by the coding sequence ATGGCTACAAAAGTACAAGATGTATTAGAGAAATTATCAGAGTTAACGCTTTTAGAAGCGTCAGAACTTAAAGATGCAATGGAAGAGAAGTTCGGTATTACTGCAGCTTCAGGAGCGCCTATGATGATGGCTGCTGCTGGCGGTGCTGGTGGTGGCGAAGCTGCTGAAGAGAAGACTGCTTTTGACGTTGAGTTGACTGCAGCGGGCTCATCAAAAATCGGCGTTATCAAAATCGTTCGTGAGATCACTGGTCTTGGGCTTAAAGAAGCTAAAGATCTAGTTGAAGCAGCACCTAAAGTAGTTAAAGCTGGAGCTAACAAAGCTGACGCTGACGCTTTCAAAGCTAAGCTTGAAGAAGCTGGCGCTACTGTAACTCTTAAATAG
- a CDS encoding PDZ domain-containing protein: protein MAFTPKYIRAVLVFAILFANPLVCLAYQEQSLSIPNTYISSEPKSTFKLNAVSSDAVFAPSDVGIIGVKYLHRRGEMSNVIDVYPHTPAAAAGVRIGDQIIEVDHMNIMPFDADQVFSLIAGSPGEPVHLKLMRCDSNHGSYSACRPYEINLKRMDMNQLASDNVFKVYKYGQ, encoded by the coding sequence GTGGCTTTCACTCCAAAATACATTAGAGCTGTATTGGTTTTTGCAATTTTGTTTGCAAATCCTTTAGTTTGCTTGGCCTACCAAGAACAAAGCCTAAGTATTCCAAACACTTATATTAGTTCTGAACCAAAGAGCACTTTTAAACTCAATGCTGTAAGTTCTGATGCTGTTTTTGCACCTTCAGATGTTGGAATTATAGGTGTCAAGTATTTGCACCGTCGAGGCGAGATGAGTAACGTCATTGACGTCTATCCGCATACACCGGCGGCAGCTGCAGGGGTGAGAATTGGTGATCAAATTATTGAAGTTGATCATATGAATATAATGCCTTTTGATGCTGATCAAGTTTTTTCGCTTATCGCCGGAAGCCCAGGTGAGCCAGTACATCTTAAACTAATGCGTTGTGATTCTAATCATGGCAGCTACTCAGCTTGCCGCCCTTATGAAATCAATCTTAAACGCATGGATATGAATCAACTTGCTTCTGATAATGTATTCAAAGTATATAAATACGGGCAGTAA
- a CDS encoding 3-deoxy-D-manno-octulosonic acid transferase gives MEQIFYLIYYIGWTLIIPVLYLMAITFVPKWKPGLKGRLGIIDPNQFITAQTNPLARPIWFHAISVGELNALIPLLSAFMGRPLLLSTGTATAHKMAKEKLEKEIETNAIKLIYMPWDHPYIIAKTLNQIMPSAIILMESEIWPALIIEAYKRKIKVMVINAKLSDSSLRFYKQASWLVAGIFKRLTLVLAQSAQHSRKYIEMKVAKNKVFMTGNIKFAALPDINQDQARDFRTKLGYKDTDIIWVCGSTHPEEESLLVSIFQELQNEIKDLRLVIAPRHPERFNTVESFINSAAKLEPIRYSLIKKLPKETRPRIGSTNDVLLLDTIGDLMDIYSIADIAFVGGTINESVGGHNVLEPACYAVPILVGPHYYKNTEMVEMLEAAEALEVTETKEDLRLALRDIAKDPNKRVLMGANAKTVVDQNRKILVDVANKIKRELGEQL, from the coding sequence ATGGAACAGATATTTTACCTAATCTATTATATCGGCTGGACACTAATCATCCCGGTTCTTTATCTCATGGCAATAACTTTTGTGCCTAAATGGAAACCAGGTCTCAAAGGTAGACTTGGCATCATTGATCCCAATCAATTTATAACTGCTCAAACAAACCCACTAGCACGGCCAATATGGTTTCACGCTATTTCAGTTGGTGAGCTTAATGCGCTCATCCCTCTACTCTCTGCTTTTATGGGTAGACCCTTGCTACTTAGCACTGGAACAGCCACAGCCCACAAAATGGCAAAAGAAAAACTAGAAAAAGAAATTGAAACTAATGCAATCAAATTAATTTATATGCCTTGGGACCATCCTTATATAATTGCAAAAACACTCAATCAAATTATGCCCAGCGCCATTATTCTAATGGAAAGTGAGATTTGGCCTGCTCTAATTATTGAAGCATATAAACGCAAAATCAAAGTCATGGTAATCAATGCCAAACTTTCTGACTCATCATTGCGTTTCTACAAACAAGCCTCATGGTTAGTTGCTGGTATCTTCAAAAGACTCACTTTGGTACTGGCACAAAGTGCTCAACACTCACGTAAATATATCGAAATGAAAGTAGCTAAAAATAAAGTCTTCATGACAGGCAATATCAAATTTGCTGCCCTGCCGGATATCAATCAAGATCAGGCACGTGATTTCAGAACCAAGCTTGGTTACAAGGATACAGACATCATTTGGGTTTGTGGCAGCACGCATCCTGAAGAAGAATCACTGCTCGTTTCTATTTTTCAAGAACTGCAAAACGAGATTAAAGATCTGCGCTTAGTGATTGCTCCAAGACACCCAGAGAGATTCAACACTGTAGAAAGTTTTATTAATTCAGCTGCCAAACTTGAACCAATTCGATATAGTCTAATCAAAAAACTACCCAAAGAAACCAGACCTCGTATCGGCTCAACTAATGATGTGCTCTTGCTTGATACTATTGGTGACTTGATGGATATTTATTCTATTGCAGATATTGCTTTTGTTGGTGGCACCATCAATGAAAGTGTCGGCGGTCACAATGTCCTAGAACCCGCTTGCTATGCTGTTCCCATCCTAGTTGGACCTCATTACTATAAAAACACAGAGATGGTAGAGATGCTTGAAGCAGCTGAGGCACTTGAAGTGACCGAAACCAAAGAAGACTTGAGACTTGCCTTACGTGATATTGCCAAAGACCCAAACAAACGTGTGCTCATGGGTGCAAATGCCAAAACAGTTGTTGATCAAAACCGCAAAATACTCGTTGATGTTGCCAACAAGATCAAACGCGAACTTGGAGAACAACTATGA
- the rpsU gene encoding 30S ribosomal protein S21 translates to MAEVKVHDGESIEAALRRFKREVLKAGIILEIKKRTHHENKRQRKKRKKEESKRKAMITNKYSNSNSGSNNNRS, encoded by the coding sequence TTGGCAGAAGTTAAAGTACATGATGGTGAATCAATCGAGGCCGCGTTAAGACGCTTCAAAAGAGAAGTGCTTAAAGCAGGTATTATCCTTGAAATTAAGAAACGTACACATCACGAGAATAAACGTCAACGCAAAAAACGTAAGAAAGAAGAATCTAAACGCAAAGCGATGATAACAAACAAATATAGCAACAGCAATAGCGGTAGCAATAATAATAGATCGTAG
- the rplJ gene encoding 50S ribosomal protein L10 yields the protein MVTKSDKEKTVDELKDKFSRAKSVYSTTQLGLSVKQITSLRDEIRSIGGEFKIAKNTLFKIASKGTQFEALTEGLKGPSAFLFCYDDAVVPASKVKDFSKGNGDKVSLIGANIDGQTYDQAQTTKVINLPSKEVLLSQIAGMLVQPTSQIAGLLGASASDIASILKQLSEKGDAAKTVKEFSVSSATTVESASPASEEDNSNKEDIKE from the coding sequence ATGGTTACTAAATCAGATAAAGAAAAAACAGTAGACGAGCTAAAGGACAAATTTAGCCGCGCCAAATCTGTATATTCAACTACACAACTAGGCCTTAGTGTTAAACAAATCACTAGTCTTAGAGATGAAATCCGCTCAATCGGTGGTGAATTCAAAATCGCCAAGAACACACTTTTCAAAATCGCCTCAAAGGGCACTCAATTTGAAGCATTAACAGAAGGACTTAAAGGTCCAAGCGCGTTTTTGTTTTGCTATGACGATGCAGTTGTACCTGCGTCCAAAGTCAAAGATTTTTCAAAAGGCAATGGTGACAAAGTAAGTCTTATTGGAGCCAATATCGATGGTCAGACTTATGACCAAGCTCAAACAACTAAAGTAATCAACCTTCCAAGCAAAGAAGTGCTATTGAGCCAAATTGCTGGAATGTTAGTACAGCCAACATCACAAATTGCTGGCTTACTTGGTGCATCAGCATCAGACATTGCATCTATATTAAAACAACTTAGCGAAAAAGGTGACGCCGCTAAAACTGTTAAAGAATTTTCTGTATCTAGCGCAACAACTGTGGAAAGTGCTTCGCCTGCTAGTGAAGAGGACAATAGTAATAAAGAAGATATCAAGGAGTAA